ACGGGATAGTGATGGACTTGATCCAATGCCTTCAGCCCCAGAACGGCCATCGTGTACGGCTTTTGGGAGATCGTCGAATCAATTGTTCCATCCCCCACCAGCTGCAACGTATCGGTGTCCGTATCCATCGCGATCAGCACCCGGTCGGTGGCATTCCGCCGCTTTAAGGCTTCGGCTACGTTCGCACCCGACCTTGATTCCAGGCAAATAAACGCGTCAATCCTGGCAGGACCAGTCCGCGCCAGGTACACCATCGTCTGATCCAACGCCTTACCTGGATCCGCCTTAATGTCGTACACCTCCTCGGTCTTGATCCCATTGAAATCCTTCAGGATGTCCTGATAGCCCTTGAGTCGCTCCTCCAGGTTTGGCTGCCCCGGATTCGTGAAGAACACTACATTTCCTTTCCCGTTCAGTCGCGCCGCCAGGCGCCTTCCGCCCAGCCTACCCGCCTCGAGGTTATTGGTTCCGATGAAGTACAGTCGCTTGCTCTCTGGGGAATCCGAGTCAATCGTAATCACCGGAATGCCTGCCGCAACGGCAGCATCGATCTCCGGCGCCATCAGGCTCGAGCTCGCCACCGA
This genomic window from Terriglobus albidus contains:
- a CDS encoding substrate-binding domain-containing protein gives rise to the protein MMTLSKRIFLALLTVVLPLLTGCTRHSKNERYYLIATNTEVPYWKTAAAGFSAAGLEYGVTVDTRGPAGLNPQAEVDEFKAAVASKPAGILVSVASSSLMAPEIDAAVAAGIPVITIDSDSPESKRLYFIGTNNLEAGRLGGRRLAARLNGKGNVVFFTNPGQPNLEERLKGYQDILKDFNGIKTEEVYDIKADPGKALDQTMVYLARTGPARIDAFICLESRSGANVAEALKRRNATDRVLIAMDTDTDTLQLVGDGTIDSTISQKPYTMAVLGLKALDQVHHYPVKPLSADHFLDPNSPFPVFVDTGVALIDKTNLDPILRKRIASQPLGGGR